From a region of the Malania oleifera isolate guangnan ecotype guangnan chromosome 12, ASM2987363v1, whole genome shotgun sequence genome:
- the LOC131145192 gene encoding probable methyltransferase At1g29790: MLHQDVHEGDYAPNTRSLHSSLSLEKIQRGSRGGAEQKGKSVKQSKLAMGFTMGLNLLLLLAMVATNILSLYHLSSSLQKPPSPPPPVPDHLLHQLHTIRATINHLTRIRPNAAPTIPAAPAAAVPSDLLLHAHISPIASSCRHHSQLLHRYMNYTPFSPCPYDADLAEALILRGCHPLPRRRCFSKTPPKPPSSLPSNPFPSSLPDSAVDWDKYSCKSFACLNRFNENLGFDSNLEVSKFMYYKSDLDLPIPQLLELARSSRSILRLGLDIGGGSGTFAARMKMYNVTVVTTTMNLGAPYNEAAAARGLVPLHVPLQQRLPVFDGVMDIVRCGHAVNRWIPVTAMEFLFFDVDRVLRGGGYFWLDRFFCKKVDLEKVYAPLIWKLGYKKVKWATASKTDSSGVKNGEVYLTALLQKPVSK, encoded by the coding sequence ATGCTCCACCAAGACGTTCACGAAGGAGATTATGCTCCTAACACACGGTCCCTCCACTCATCACTGAGCTTGGAAAAGATACAACGAGGGTCCAGAGGAGGAGCGGAGCAGAAGGGCAAATCAGTGAAGCAAAGCAAACTAGCAATGGGATTCACCATGGGACTGAACCTCCTGCTGCTTCTGGCTATGGTGGCCACCAACATTCTCTCTCTTTACCACCTCTCCTCCTCGCTGCAAAAACCTCCTTCTCCTCCCCCGCCCGTTCCCGACCACCTCCTCCACCAGCTCCACACCATACGTGCCACCATTAACCACCTCACGCGCATCCGCCCCAACGCCGCCCCAACAATCCCCGCAGCACCGGCCGCCGCCGTACCCTCTGATCTCCTCCTCCACGCTCATATCTCCCCCATCGCCTCCTCCTGCCGCCACCACTCTCAGCTCCTCCACCGCTACATGAATTACACTCCCTTCTCTCCCTGCCCCTACGACGCCGACTTGGCCGAAGCCCTCATTCTTCGCGGATGCCACCCGCTCCCTCGCCGCCGATGTTTCTCCAAAACCCCGCCAAAACCCCCTTCTTCTCTTCCCTCAAACCCCTTCCCTTCTTCGCTTCCCGATTCTGCTGTTGACTGGGATAAGTACTCTTGCAAGAGCTTCGCGTGTCTCAATCGTTTCAACGAGAACTTGGGTTTTGATTCTAACCTCGAAGTTTCAAAATTCATGTATTATAAGTCAGATCTGGATCTCCCAATTCCCCAATTGCTGGAACTCGCGAGGTCCTCCCGTTCCATTCTTCGCCTTGGGCTGGATATTGGGGGTGGTTCGGGTACTTTTGCGGCGAGAATGAAGATGTATAATGTGACTGTCGTGACGACCACGATGAATTTGGGTGCGCCATACAATGAGGCAGCGGCGGCGAGGGGGTTAGTTCCACTGCACGTGCCGCTGCAGCAGCGATTGCCAGTGTTTGACGGGGTGATGGATATTGTTCGGTGTGGGCACGCTGTGAATCGGTGGATACCAGTCACGGCCATGGAGTTCTTGTTTTTTGACGTGGATAGGGTGTTGAGGGGTGGTGGATATTTTTGGTTGGATCGTTTTTTCTGTAAGAAGGTTGATCTTGAGAAGGTTTATGCGCCATTGATTTGGAAATTGGGGTACAAGAAGGTGAAGTGGGCCACGGCAAGTAAGACTGATTCAAGCGGGGTGAAGAATGGAGAAGTCTATTTGACTGCACTTTTGCAGAAGCCTGTGTCCAAATGA